In the Ipomoea triloba cultivar NCNSP0323 chromosome 6, ASM357664v1 genome, one interval contains:
- the LOC116022974 gene encoding enolase 1, chloroplastic has protein sequence MALAPASAQLSKPIFSKKPFSQKPLFSLPATSNVRPRQSAIRCSVAVAPTTAAAPAAAKVKSVKARQIIDSRGNPTVEVDLVTEGGNDALYRSAVPSGASTGIYEALELRDGDKSVYGGKGVLNAVKNINEILGPKLVGVDIRNQADVDALMLEIDGTPNKSKLGANAILGVSLSVCRAGAGAKGIPLYKHIQELSGTKELVMPVPAFNVINGGSHAGNNLAMQEFMILPVGAATFAEALRMGSEVYHTLKGIIKAKYGQDACNVGDEGGFAPNVQDNREGLVLLMDAIEKAGYTGKIKIGMDVAASEFLTKDGKYDLDFKNQPNDGAHVLTPESLCELYKQFVKDFPIVSIEDPFDQDDWSSWAALQSAVDIQLVGDDLLVTNPKRIAEAIQKKACNALLLKVNQIGTVTESIQAALDSKAAGWGVMVSHRSGETEDNFIADLSVGLASGQIKTGAPCRSERLAKYNQLLRIEEELGNVRYAGEAFRAP, from the exons ATGGCTTTAGCTCCAGCTTCAGCTCAGCTATCAAAACCGATTTTTTCGAAGAAACCCTTTTCTCAAAAACCCCTATTTTCATTGCCCGCAACCTCTAATGTTCGGCCGCGGCAATCTGCAATCCGATGCTCCGTGGCGGTGGCTCCCACGACGGCCGCGGCGCCCGCGGCGGCGAAGGTGAAGTCCGTGAAGGCGAGGCAGATCATTGACAGCAGGGGGAACCCGACTGTGGAAGTTGATCTGGTGACTGAGGGCGGGAATGATGCGCTGTATCGATCGGCGGTGCCCAGTGGAGCGTCCACTGGGATCTACGAGGCTTTGGAGCTCAGAGATGGTGATAAGAGTGTTTATGGAGGTAAAGGAGTCCTGAATGCTGTGAAGAATATCAATGAAATCTTGGGTCCAAAGCTCGTCGGAGTTGATATTAG GAACCAGGCAGATGTTGATGCCCTTATGTTGGAGATTGATGGAACTCCAAACAAATCCAAACTCGGAGCAAACGCAATCCTAGGAGTCTCCTTGAGTGTGTGTAGAGCTGGTGCAGGAGCAAAGGGCATACCTTTGTACAAACACATTCAGGAATTATCAGGGACCAAAGAGCTCGTCATGCCGGTTCCTGCATTCAATGTGATCAATGGAGGCAGTCATGCCGGTAACAATTTGGCCATGCAAGAATTCATGATCTTACCAGTTGGAGCTGCCACATTTGCCGAGGCACTTCGAATGGGCAGTGAAG TGTATCACACCCTCAAGGGAATCATCAAAGCGAAATATGGACAAGATGCATGCAATGTTGGGGATGAAGGGGGATTTGCTCCAAATGTGCAGGATAATAGGGAGGGATTGGTATTGCTAATGGATGCAATTGAAAAAGCGGGTTACACTGGCAAG ATCAAAATAGGCATGGATGTTGCAGCATCAGAGTTCCTCACCAAAGACGGGAAGTATGATCTTGACTTCAAGAATCAGCCAAACGATGGCGCTCATGTGCTTACCCCCGAGAGCCTTTGCGAGCTATACAAGCAGTTTGTCAAAGATTTCCCTATTGTATCGATCGAGGATCCCTTTGACCAAGACGATTGGAGCTCATGGGCAGCACTGCAATCCGCCGTGGATATCCAGCTTGTGGGTGATGATTTATTGGTGACAAATCCAAAGAGAATAGCTGAAGCCATTCAGAAAAAGGCTTGCAATGCTTTGCTACTGAAG GTTAACCAAATAGGTACTGTGACTGAATCAATTCAAGCAGCACTAGACTCCAAAGCAGCTGGGTGGGGTGTTATGGTTAGCCACAGAAGTGGTGAAACAGAGGACAATTTCATTGCAGATTTGTCTGTTGGTTTAGCCAGTGGACAG ATCAAGACAGGCGCTCCCTGCAGAAGCGAACGTCTAGCCAAGTATAACCAG CTTCTACGCATTGAAGAGGAACTCGGGAACGTGCGCTATGCTGGCGAAGCGTTCAGGGCACCATGA
- the LOC116023741 gene encoding protein MKS1-like, translating to MDYSPPENCAAGRSPRRELQGPRPTPLKVRKDSHKIRKPPAAPATQHPKPPPPPPVIIYTVSPKIIHANPSEFMALVQRLTGPESSASTSSSSVAAAPPQSAAFHQNFNSSDVGGVVDGGFSDRPGVFPAGLTANPASLQPTPIPSSNFFSPPSDQNLLGFFPDLSNKNNLETSLMMANPSPFFISPRIISPGTSSLDLLSNLFDLQHYS from the coding sequence ATGGATTATTCGCCGCCGGAAAACTGCGCCGCCGGGAGGTCGCCGAGGCGGGAGCTGCAAGGGCCGCGGCCGACGCCGCTCAAAGTACGTAAAGATTCGCACAAGATAAGAAAGCCTCCGGCGGCGCCGGCGACGCAGCACCCGAAACCTCCGCCACCGCCGCCGGTGATCATCTACACCGTGTCCCCCAAGATCATCCATGCAAACCCTAGCGAGTTCATGGCGTTAGTGCAACGCCTCACCGGCCCGGAGTCCTCCGCGTCCACTTCGTCATCGTCAGTAGCCGCCGCGCCGCCGCAATCCGCCGCATTTCACCAGAACTTTAACAGCTCCGACGTAGGAGGAGTGGTTGACGGCGGATTTTCCGACCGACCCGGGGTTTTTCCGGCGGGTTTAACGGCGAATCCGGCTTCTCTCCAGCCAACTCCAATACCATCATCCAACTTTTTCTCTCCGCCGTCAGACCAAAACCTTTTAGGGTTTTTCCCAGATTTGAGCAACAAGAATAACTTAGAAACAAGTTTGATGATGGCTAATCCTTCACCTTTCTTCATCTCACCAAGGATCATTTCTCCAGGGACTTCATCTTTGGATCTTTTAAGCAATCTGTTTGACCTTCAACACTacagctag
- the LOC116022976 gene encoding uncharacterized protein C57A10.07 produces MRTNHSFGSGSPKSFQAYPRGDFDLESGILKRTRKLKSSPFHPIKMLKSLGNRIQYYYKVRPLLLFVISFCIAIIVIVMLSSYESQFRLMGSYKKLNKGIEVYPFAKFKNLVMVAGHSVYTSSRCEGVDKENAWFLESYQKHPGQAATFVTHIQKGVEITANDDAALLLFSGGETRKEAGPRSEAQSYWIVAESKGWFGNQESVRERALTEEHARDSFENLLFSVCRFRELTGSYPQNITVVGYDFKNERFEHLHRSAIRFPETRFFYSGTPSSPTSREAALKGEAFVRTQFEDDPYGCKGSLSRKKLGRDPFHRTIPYPNGCPEIEGLFRYCGTAPYPGSLPWAQ; encoded by the exons ATGAGGACAAACCATTCATTTGGGTCTGGTAGCCCCAAATCCTTCCAAGCCTACCCCAGGGGTGATTTTGACCTTGAATCTGGAATTCTCAAAAGAACCAGAAAGCTAAAAAGTTCCCCTTTTCATCCAATCAAAATGCTCAAGTCTTTAGGTAACAGGATACAGTACTATTATAAGGTTCGCCCGCTTTTGCTGTTTGTGATCTCCTTCTGTATTGCAATTATAGTTATCGTTATGTTGTCTTCCTATGAATCCCAGTTTCGACTGATGGGTAGCTATAAGAAACTCAACAAGGGTATAGAAGTCTATCCGTTTGCCAAGTTTAAGAATCTAGTAATGGTTGCTGGGCATTCTGTTTATACTAGTAGTAGATGTGAGGGAGTTGACAAGGAAAATGCTTGGTTTTTGGAGTCGTATCAGAAGCATCCCGGCCAAGCTGCAACTTTTGTCACGCATATACAGAAGGGCGTTGAAATAACAGCAAATGATGATGCAGCATTGCTCCTGTTCAGCGGTGGTGAGACGAGGAAAGAGGCTGGGCCTAGAAGCGAGGCACAAAGCTATTGGATTGTTGCCGAATCTAAAGGATGGTTTG GCAACCAAGAAAGTGTGAGAGAGCGGGCACTCACTGAAGAACATGCAAGAGACAGTTTTGAGAATCTTCTTTTTAGTGTTTGCCGGTTCAGGGAACTTACTGGTTCCTATCCGCAGAATATAACA GTTGTAGGCTATGATTTCAAGAACGAGAGATTTGAGCATCTGCACCGCTCGGCCATCAGATTTCCAGAAACCAGATTCTTCTACTCCGGGACTCCATCCTCGCCAACTTCAAGGGAAGCAGCTCTGAAAGGCGAGGCCTTTGTGAGAACGCAGTTTGAGGATGATCCTTATGGATGCAAAGGCTCGCTCTCTCGCAAGAAGCTGGGGCGCGATCCCTTTCATCGTACAATTCCTTACCCCAATGGGTGTCCTGAAATTGAAGGCTTGTTCAGATACTGTGGAACAGCTCCATATCCAGGCTCCTTGCCTTGGGCTCAGTAG
- the LOC116023337 gene encoding endoglucanase 10-like, with the protein MSNYYATQQDFHHTHVHYAHTISEAGRLLPSAGRWTAIDLDFNLLPRSAPGFDSLPSSFSKSIDFNLKITNKQHFKRFLYIAAFLVLIIPALVLLLHFFPHKKHHKNSPKNLTLALNQALLFFDAQKSGPYRTNDLIKFRGDSGMKDGSSSDKHPDLVGGFYDSGKNIKLSSTTAYSVALLSWTVIEYHQKYADLGELDHVKDIIKWGSDYLLKLYVPPNITSRSSAILYSQVGGNNTNSENDITCWQRPEDMTYTRQVSVCDLSASDLAGEIVAGMSAASIVFREDKTYSQKLVQAAESLFTMTISTAKKSMYTTINRCGGNARPFYNSTSYKDELVWGGTWLFFATGNETYLKYATENLNAAEEEEVVSEKGVFYWNNKLTANMILLTRIRFFRDLGYPFENAFVSSTNRTDLLMCSYTSNQKFSKTEGGLILLNPDNGAPLQYAVTASFLSKLYSDYLELLHRFHGSCNSAVFSLQNLRDFSISQVNYILGDNPGKMSYVVGYGERYPLQVHHRAASIRWDNRRYICSEGEQWLESKEANPNTLVGAMVAGPDKSERFWDERKQPWFTEPSISSNAGLVAALIALHDPPSNSHSSGSNGVNLGLDKLGLFDKVH; encoded by the exons ATGTCAAACTACTATGCAACACAACAAGATTTCCACCACACTCATGTCCACTATGCCCACACCATTTCCGAGGCTGGCCGCCTCCTCCCATCGGCCGGCAGGTGGACCGCCATCGACCTCGACTTCAACCTCCTCCCCCGATCCGCCCCGGGGTTCGATTCCCTCCCTTCGAGCTTCTCAAAGTCCATTGATTTCAACCTAAAAATCACTAACAAACAGCACTTCAAGAGGTTTCTTTACATAGCAGCCTTCTTGGTTCTCATCATCCCTGCATTAGTCCTTCTCCTTCATTTTTTCCCACACAAGAAACACCACAAAAACTCTCCCAAGAATCTCACACTGGCCCTCAACCAAGCCCTCCTCTTCTTTGATGCAcagaaat cgGGGCCTTATCGGACGAATGATCTGATCAAATTCCGCGGGGATTCGGGGATGAAAGACGGGAGTAGCAGTGATAAACATCCAGATCTTGTAGGAGGGTTTTATGATTCTGGCAAGAACATAAAGCTGAGCTCCACAACAGCTTATTCTGTGGCCTTATTGAGCTGGACAGTGATCGAATATCACCAGAAATATGCAGATTTAGGTGAGCTTGATCATGTGAAAGACATCATAAAATGGGGCAGTGATTATCTCCTCAAACTATATGTTCCTCCAAACATCACTTCTAGGAGTTCTGCAATTCTGTATTCTCAG GTTGGTGGGAACAACACAAACTCAGAAAATGACATAACATGTTGGCAAAGGCCAGAAGATATGACTTACACAAGACAGGTCTCTGTCTGTGATCTTTCAGCCTCAGATTTAGCAGGAGAAATAGTTGCAGGAATGTCTGCTGCATCAATAGTCTTCAGAGAAGATAAAACTTATTCCCAGAAATTAGTCCAAGCTGCAGAGAGCTTATTCACTATGACAATTAGCACAGCCAAGAAATCTATGTACACGACTATAAACCGATGTGGAGGAAACGCGAGGCCTTTTTACAACTCAACAAGCTACAAAGATGAGTTGGTTTGGGGAGGAACTTGGCTGTTTTTCGCCACTGGGAACGAGACTTATCTCAAGTATGCAACCGAGAATCTTAATGCAGCTGAGGAGGAAGAAGTGGTGTCTGAGAAAGGGGTCTTTTATTGGAACAACAAACTCACTGCTAACATG ATTCTGCTAACAAGAATCAGATTTTTCAGAGATCTTGGCTACCCTTTTGAGAATGCTTTTGTATCATCAACTAACAGAACTGACCTGCTAATGTGTTCCTACACTTCTAATCAAAAGTTCAGTAAGACAGaag GGGGATTGATCCTCTTAAATCCTGACAATGGTGCCCCCCTCCAATATGCTGTGACTGCATCTTTTCTCAGCAAACTATACAGTGACTATCTTGAGCTTCTGCATAGGTTCCATGGCAGCTGCAACAGTGCTGTGTTTTCTCTGCAAAACCTCAGAGATTTCTCCATATCACAG GTGAACTACATTCTAGGAGATAATCCTGGGAAGATGAGCTATGTGGTTGGATATGGAGAAAGGTATCCACTTCAGGTTCATCATAGAGCTGCATCGATCCGTTGGGATAATCGACGATACATTTGTTCAGAAGGAGAGCAATGGCTGGAGTCTAAAGAGGCAAATCCAAACACCCTTGTTGGAGCAATGGTTGCAGGACCTGATAAAAGTGAGAGATTCTGGGATGAGAGGAAGCAGCCATGGTTCACAGAGCCAAGCATTTCCAGCAATGCTGGTTTGGTGGCTGCCCTTATTGCACTCCATGATCCTCCTTCCAATTCCCATTCTTCTGGCTCAAATGGAGTGAATCTAGGCCTAGACAAGTTGGGTTTATTTGACAAAGTTCATTAG
- the LOC116022338 gene encoding PH, RCC1 and FYVE domains-containing protein 1-like — MSNSPSSNSVSAKRESSSSGASIGSNPNVSPKRSRADSRSSHVSLDQMSAQNMFRVSVSSAPSTSSHGSAPDDYDALGDVYIWGEVICDNVVRVGPEKNASALNTRNDILLPRPLESQVVLDVNHIACGVRHAALVTRQGEVFTWGEESGGRLGHGVGKDVTQPRLVESLSFRSVDFVACGEFHTCAVTMDGELYTWGDGTHNAGLLGHGSDVSHWIPKRVSGPLEGLQVSMISCGPWHSALITSTGQLFTYGDGTFGVLGHGDRETVLFPREVASLSGLRTISVACGVWHTAAVVEVIVTQSSASVSSGKLFTWGDGDKNRLGHGDKEPRLQPTCVPALIDYTFHKIACGHCLTVGLTTSGHVFTMGSTVYGQLGNPHSDGKLPCLVEDKLTEECVEEIACGSYHVAVLTSRNEVYTWGKGANGRLGHGDIEDRKTPTLVETFKDRLVKYIACGSNYTAAICLHKCVSVTEQSQCSACRQAFGFTRKRHNCYNCGLVHCHSCSSRKAVRATLAPNPRKPYRVCDSCFTKLSKVAEAGVSSRRNSGPRLSGENKDRLDKAELQLAKSGVPSNLDLIKQLDYKAAKQGKKTDTFSLGRSSQALSLLQLKDVLSTTVSKPALTPFTVSSRSVSPFSRKSSPPRSATPIPTTSGLSFSKSIADSLKKNNELLNQEIHKLRAQVENLRHRCELQELDLQKSTKNAQEAMFLAAEESAKCKVAKEVIKSLTSQLKDMAERLPPGTYDTESLKLPYLVNGLEPSSVHCGDSNGERHSRSDSVASSCPASQTGIDTDVNGLGSHGDFGTYETNQFNQVQDVLTSNGGDDQSSVRFPKGSNLPAFNNCVSERAEDRDPGPFQDTGNGLRSRNSAALGNDSQIEAEWIEQYEPGVYITLVALKDGTRDLKRVRFSRRRFGEHQAESWWSENRENVYKRYNVRGSDMSSASSHASRRSGPLSPPSQS, encoded by the exons ATGTCAAACAGTCCAAGCTCAAATTCTGTTAGCGCTAAAAGGGAAAGTAGCTCTTCTGGGGCTTCGATTGGTTCTAACCCAAACGTTTCTCCCAAGCGCTCTCGAGCTGATTCCAGGAGTTCACACGTGTCTTTGGATCAAATGAGTGCACAAAATATGTTTAGGGTTAGTGTTTCTAGTGCCCCCAGCACTTCTAGCCATGGTTCTGCTCCGGATGATTATGATGCTTTAGGAGATGTGTATATATGGGGTGAGGTAATATGTGATAACGTTGTCAGGGTTGGTCCCGAAAAGAATGCTAGTGCTTTAAACACCCGAAACGACATTCTTCTTCCAAGGCCTTTAGAATCGCAGGTTGTGCTGGATGTAAATCATATAGCTTGTGGTGTTAGGCACGCTGCCCTTGTCACTAGGCAAGGCGAAGTTTTTACGTGGGGTGAAGAGTCCGGTGGGCGGCTTGGCCATGGTGTTGGGAAGGATGTTACTCAGCCCCGCCTTGTTGAATCTTTATCTTTTCGAAGTGTTGATTTTGTTGCGTGCGGTGAATTTCATACTTGCGCTGTTACCATGGATGGCGAGCTCTATACGTGGGGAGATGGCACGCACAATGCTGGGCTTCTAGGTCACGGTTCTGATGTCAGTCACTGGATACCTAAGAGGGTTTCGGGTCCTCTCGAGGGGCTTCAGGTCTCGATGATATCTTGTGGGCCGTGGCATTCCGCCTTAATCACGTCAACCGGGCAGCTGTTTACATATGGTGATGGAACATTTGGCGTGTTAGGGCACGGGGATAGAGAAACCGTTTTGTTTCCAAGAGAGGTTGCCTCTCTGTCGGGATTAAGAACAATTTCTGTTGCGTGTGGTGTGTGGCACACTGCTGCTGTTGTGGAGGTCATCGTTACTCAATCTAGCGCTAGTGTTTCGTCGGGAAAATTGTTTACTTGGGGAGATGGGGATAAAAATCGCCTTGGACACGGTGACAAAGAGCCCCGCTTGCAACCTACATGTGTGCCAGCACTTATCGATTACACCTTTCACAAAATTGCTTGCGGGCATTGTTTAACCGTCGGTTTAACCACTTCGGGACATGTTTTCACAATGGGAAGTACTGTATACGGTCAACTTGGGAATCCACATTCGGATGGGAAGTTACCCTGCTTAGTCGAGGATAAACTTACCGAGGAATGTGTCGAAGAGATTGCGTGTGGTTCATATCACGTGGCTGTCTTAACGTCCCGAAATGAGGTTTACACGTGGGGTAAAGGAGCCAATGGAAGGTTAGGCCACGGAGATATAGAAGACCGAAAAACCCCAACTTTGGTCGAAACTTTTAAGGATAGGCTCGTGAAGTATATTGCGTGCGGTTCAAACTACACTGCAGCCATATGTCTTCACAAGTGCGTCTCTGTCACGGAGCAATCTCAATGCTCCGCGTGTAGGCAGGCGTTTGGGTTCACAAGGAAGAGACACAATTGCTACAATTGCGGGCTCGTGCATTGCCATTCATGTAGTTCAAGAAAAGCAGTGAGGGCTACTTTGGCCCCGAATCCAAGAAAACCATATCGTGTATGTGATTCCTGTTTCACGAAACTGAGTAAGGTGGCCGAGGCGGGAGTTAGTAGCAGGAGAAATTCCGGGCCACGCCTCTCGGGCGAGAACAAGGACAGGCTGGATAAGGCCGAGTTACAGTTAGCCAAATCGGGAGTGCCTTCAAACCTCGATCTGATTAAGCAATTAGACTACAAAGCAGCCAAACAAGGAAAGAAAACCGATACATTCTCATTGGGCCGCTCCTCTCAAGCGCTCTCTTTGTTGCAGCTGAAAGATGTCTTATCCACCACAGTCTCGAAACCAGCTTTAACCCCATTCACCGTTAGTTCCAGATCCGTGTCGCCTTTCTCCCGGAAATCCAGTCCCCCTCGTTCAGCAACACCAATACCTACAACGTCAGGGCTTTCATTCTCGAAAAGCATTGCAGACAGCCTGAAGAAGAATAACGAGTTACTAAATCAAGAAATTCATAAGCTGCGAGCACAG GTCGAGAACCTCAGACATCGATGTGAACTCCAAGAATTGGATCTTCAAAAATCAACGAAAAACGCTCAGGAAGCAATGTTTTTGGCTGCAGAGGAATCTGCTAAATGTAAAGTTGCAAAAGAAGTGATAAAGTCGCTTACTTCCCAG CTCAAAGACATGGCTGAGAGATTGCCTCCCGGGACTTATGATACCGAAAGTTTGAAGCTACCTTACCTAGTTAATGGATTAGAGCCGAGCAGTGTTCACTGTGGTGATTCAAATGGGGAGCGTCATTCGAGATCTGACTCGGTCGCCAGCTCTTGCCCGGCCTCCCAAACAGGCATAGACACCGATGTCAATGGGCTCGGGAGTCACGGGGATTTTGGAACTTACGAGACTAATCAATTCAACCAAGTTCAGGACGTTCTGACCTCCAATGGCGGGGACGATCAATCGAGTGTTAGATTTCCTAAAGGAAGCAATCTTCCCGCTTTCAACAACTGCGTCTCTGAACGAGCTGAGGACCGAGACCCTGGCCCTTTTCAGGACACGGGAAATGGCTTGAGATCTAGAAACTCTGCTGCTCTTGGCAATGATAGCCAAATCGAGGCCGAGTGGATTGAGCAATACGAGCCTGGTGTTTATATAACGCTAGTAGCCCTCAAAGACGGTACTAGAGACCTGAAACGAGTGCGCTTTAG TCGTAGAAGATTCGGGGAGCACCAAGCCGAGAGTTGGTGGTCAGAAAACCGCGAAAATGTTTACAAGAGATACAACGTTAGAGGATCGGACATGTCTTCGGCTTCCAGCCACGCTTCTCGCAGGTCGGGACCGCTCTCTCCGCCGTCCCAAAGCTAA
- the LOC116022973 gene encoding inorganic pyrophosphatase TTM1: MAQDSVSSLESPRRRSGLLRDQVQLVKRRDTGRYEIVPIQDTLSFEKGFFIVIRACQLLAQKNEGITLVGVAGPSGAGKTVFTEKILNFMPSIAVINMDNYNDPSRIIDGNFDDPRLTDYETLLDNIRGLKAGKSVQVPIYDFKSSSRSGYRTVDVPSSRVVLIEGIYALSEKLRPMIDLRVSVTGGVHFDLVKRVLRDIQRVNQDPEEIIHQISETVYPMYKAFIEPDLQTAHIKITNKFNPFSGFQNPTYVLKSPKRVPPDQIKAVLSEEHKETNEETYDIFLLPPGEDPEACQSYLRMRNRDGRYTLMFEEWVTDPPFIISPRITFEVSVRLLGGLMALGYTIASILKRSSHVFSDDKVCVKTDWLEQLNRHYIQVQGRDRLYVKWIGTQLGLEGSYVPRTYIEQIQLEKLVNDVMALPADLKTKLSIDDDTVLSPKEALSQASADRRMKFLNRGMSLSFSTQREKHLSKLTKLAVNNRRYDVRTPDSPAVANQGAITRLSEQISTLSERMDEFTSRIEEISSKLSMRRGISASQPNLMVYPEVSNGSAPTTLFVAGLGNGSLTGSLLPHNGSLTGSLLPHSSSSSQLARESVMDEVVAIARGQRQIMHQIDILSNTIRETYGERSHQERRGRQEIGAEIESIGIPLILTLAIGGIGQLQLLDFVFKTAVSAARKFLS; encoded by the exons ATGGCTCAGGATAGTGTTTCCAGTCTTGAATCGCCCAGGAGAAGATCTGGGTTACTGAGAGATCAAGTCCAGCTGGTCAAAAGAAGGGACACGGGTCGTTATGAGATTGTCCCAATTCAAGATACTCTGTCGTTCGAAAAAGGATTCTTCATTGTGATCCGGGCATGCCAATTGTTGGCTCAAAAGAACGAGGGAATCACGCTGGTTGGAGTGGCAGGCCCTTCTGGTGCTGGAAAGACTGTGTTTACCGAAAAGATTCTCAACTTTATGCCGAGTATTGCTGTCATAAACATGGACAACTACAACGATCCAAGTCGGATTATTGATGGAAACTTTGATG ATCCACGCTTGACGGACTATGAAACTTTGCTTGACAATATCCGAGGCTTAAAAGCTGGAAAGTCTGTTCAAGTTCCTATATATGACTTCAAATCTAGTTCTCGTAGTGGATACAG GACAGTTGACGTTCCCAGCTCTCGAGTAGTACTCATTGAAGGGATTTACGCCTTGAGTGAAAAGTTGCGGCCCATGATAGATCTTCGTGTCTCAGTCACTGGTGGAGTGCACTTCGACCTAGTAAAACGGGTTCTTAGGGACATTCAGCGTGTTAACCAAGATCCAGAAGAAATAATACATCAAATCTCTGAAACG GTCTACCCAATGTACAAGGCCTTCATCGAACCAGATCTACAGACAGCCCATATAAAAATTACCAACAAGTTTAACCCATTCTCCGGGTTCCAGAACCCCACTTATGTTTTAAAG TCTCCGAAGAGGGTCCCACCGGATCAGATCAAGGCTGTTCTTTCCGAGGAACACAAAGAAACCAATGAAGAAACATATGATATTTTTTTGCTGCCACCGGGTGAAGATCCCGAAGCTTGCCAATCGTATCTGAGGATGAGGAACCGGGATGGTAGATACACTCTCATGTTTGAG GAATGGGTGACAGATCCTCCCTTCATTATATCGCCTCGAATTACTTTTGAAGTTAGTGTGCGTCTTCTTGGTGGCTTGATGGCCCTAGGGTACACCATTGCGTCCATCTTGAAAAGAAGCAGTCACGTGTTCTCCGATGACAAGGTTTGTGTCAAAACCGATTGGTTGGAGCAACTGAATCGACACTATATTCAG GTGCAAGGCCGAGACCGTTTGTATGTGAAATGGATTGGTACGCAGCTAGGGCTGGAAGGTTCTTACGTCCCCCGCACTTACATCGAACAAATTCAACTGGAAAAGCTTGTAAATGATGTTATG GCTTTGCCAGCTGATCTTAAGACAAAGCTAAGCATTGATGATGATACGGTCTTGAGCCCAAAAGAAGCTTTGTCTCAAGCCTCGGCAGATAGGAGAATGAAGTTTCTTAATCG CGGTATGTCGCTCTCGTTTTCAACGCAGCGTGAAAAGCATCTCAGCAAACTGACAAAACTTGCGGTGAATAATAGGAGATACGATGTAAGAACTCCCGATTCACCAGCAGTTGCTAACCAG gGTGCCATCACTCGCCTTTCTGAACAGATCTCCACACTGAGTGAGCGAATGGACGAGTTTACGTCTCGGATAGAAGAGATTAGCTCGAAATTGTCCATGAGGAGAGGCATTTCTGCTAGTCAGCCAAATTTGATGGTGTATCCAGAAGTGAGCAATGGATCAGCGCCTACTACGCTTTTTGTGGCCGGTTTAGGCAATGGTTCATTGACTGGCTCTCTGTTACCTCACAATGGTTCATTGACTGGCTCTCTGTTACCTCATTCATCGTCGTCTTCTCAATTGGCACGGGAATCTGTCATGGACGAG GTTGTTGCAATTGCGAGGGGACAACGACAGATCATGCACCAGATAGACATTCTAAGCAATACCATACGTGAGACCTATGGCGAGAGGTCTCACCAAGAAAGAAGAGGAAGGCAAGAAATTGGAGCGGAAATTGAATCAATCGGCATTCCTCTGATCCTCACTTTGGCAATTGGTGGTATAG GTCAGCTGCAGTTGTTGGACTTCGTATTTAAAACAGCAGTCAGCGCTGCAAGAAAGTTTTTATCCTGA